In Methylobacterium aquaticum, the following are encoded in one genomic region:
- a CDS encoding YqaA family protein: MLRRLYEWILALAARPSAPYALGAVSFAESSFFPIPPDVMLVPMAVTRPEKAWTYALIATLTSVAGGIAGYAIGALLYDSIGAWLFHLYGLDKGADAFREAYAHYGHWVILLKGLTPIPYKLVTITSGFAGYDLFWFIVLSLITRGLRFFILAGLVGRYGVGIRTVLDRHLNAVAAVFGAVCVLGFVGFRYLF, translated from the coding sequence ATGCTGCGCCGCCTCTACGAGTGGATCCTCGCGCTCGCCGCGCGCCCCTCGGCTCCCTACGCGCTCGGCGCGGTCTCCTTTGCGGAGAGCTCGTTCTTCCCGATCCCGCCGGACGTGATGCTGGTGCCGATGGCGGTGACCCGGCCCGAGAAGGCCTGGACCTACGCGCTGATCGCGACGCTGACCTCGGTGGCCGGCGGGATCGCCGGCTACGCCATCGGAGCGCTGCTCTACGATTCGATCGGCGCCTGGCTGTTCCACCTCTACGGGCTTGACAAGGGCGCCGACGCCTTTCGGGAGGCCTACGCCCATTACGGACACTGGGTGATCCTGCTCAAGGGTCTCACCCCGATCCCCTACAAGCTCGTGACCATCACGTCGGGCTTTGCCGGCTACGACCTGTTCTGGTTCATCGTCCTGTCGCTGATCACCCGGGGCCTGCGGTTCTTCATCCTGGCGGGCCTCGTCGGCCGCTACGGCGTCGGCATCCGCACCGTGCTCGACCGCCACCTGAACGCCGTCGCGGCGGTGTTCGGGGCGGTCTGCGTGCTCGGCTTCGTCGGCTTCCGCTACCTGTTCTGA
- a CDS encoding disulfide bond formation protein B, giving the protein MNHAPPAPALAARLTAPRPAALLVLVAAAATVGGALIFQHGLGYVPCKLCLTERQPYYLALPLLAAALLLPRRVAGLLLGLVAAIFLVGAGLGAYHAGAEWGFWPGPSDCGGGAGPAPAGVNDFLKSLEATRPVDCTAAAWRFLGISLAGYNALIALALAALAGTAAWRALRRA; this is encoded by the coding sequence ATGAACCACGCGCCTCCGGCTCCCGCCCTCGCCGCGCGGCTCACCGCGCCGCGGCCGGCGGCCCTGCTGGTCCTGGTCGCCGCCGCCGCCACCGTCGGCGGCGCGCTGATCTTCCAGCACGGCCTCGGCTACGTGCCGTGCAAGCTCTGCCTGACCGAGCGCCAGCCCTATTACCTCGCCCTGCCGCTCCTCGCCGCCGCCCTGCTGCTGCCGCGGCGCGTCGCGGGCCTGCTGCTCGGGCTGGTGGCGGCGATCTTTTTGGTCGGGGCCGGACTCGGCGCCTACCATGCCGGGGCCGAATGGGGCTTCTGGCCCGGGCCGAGCGATTGCGGCGGCGGCGCCGGCCCGGCGCCGGCCGGCGTCAACGACTTCCTCAAGTCCCTGGAAGCCACCCGGCCGGTCGATTGCACCGCGGCGGCCTGGCGCTTCCTCGGGATCTCGCTCGCCGGCTACAACGCCCTGATCGCGCTGGCGCTGGCGGCGCTCGCAGGCACCGCCGCGTGGCGGGCGCTGCGCCGCGCCTGA
- a CDS encoding helix-turn-helix domain-containing protein, translated as MSESEKRFRACREGRTARQIQAIWRPAKSHGLADAAAATACSERWVHRLCERYNAEGPEALGDRRRNNGAAPSILTPEVLDRLRQHLAEPPADAGVWTSRKVADVLARELGREQVAMQRGSEALKALGWSLQRPRPRNPRAATPEAARAFKSWRRPSARRRPTSRIFLSSSMAATSTASA; from the coding sequence GTGTCGGAATCGGAGAAGCGCTTCAGGGCCTGCCGTGAGGGGCGCACCGCCCGTCAAATCCAGGCGATCTGGCGTCCGGCCAAAAGCCACGGCTTGGCTGACGCTGCGGCGGCCACGGCCTGCAGCGAGCGCTGGGTGCATCGCCTCTGCGAGCGCTACAACGCCGAGGGACCCGAGGCCCTGGGTGACCGGCGTCGCAATAACGGGGCCGCCCCCAGCATCCTGACCCCGGAGGTCCTCGATCGGCTGCGCCAGCACCTGGCCGAGCCACCAGCGGACGCAGGCGTGTGGACGAGCCGCAAAGTGGCGGATGTCCTGGCCCGGGAGTTGGGACGCGAGCAGGTGGCGATGCAGCGTGGCTCGGAAGCCCTGAAGGCGTTGGGCTGGTCACTGCAACGGCCGCGCCCGCGCAACCCGCGGGCGGCGACGCCCGAGGCCGCGCGGGCTTTTAAAAGTTGGCGCAGGCCGTCGGCGAGGAGGAGGCCCACGAGCCGCATCTTCCTGTCGTCGTCCATGGCAGCGACGAGCACCGCCTCGGCCTGA
- the tnpB gene encoding IS66 family insertion sequence element accessory protein TnpB (TnpB, as the term is used for proteins encoded by IS66 family insertion elements, is considered an accessory protein, since TnpC, encoded by a neighboring gene, is a DDE family transposase.): MRKGFDGLAALVQDHLARDPFSGQAFVFRGRQGYLIKLLWWDGQGLCPFAKCLEEGPLRLAVHRRCRGRADAGPTRHAAAGDRLARAAAR, translated from the coding sequence ATGCGCAAGGGCTTCGACGGGCTAGCCGCCCTCGTCCAGGACCATCTGGCGCGCGATCCCTTCTCGGGCCAAGCCTTCGTGTTCCGCGGGCGCCAGGGCTACCTGATCAAGCTGCTGTGGTGGGACGGCCAGGGCCTGTGCCCGTTCGCCAAGTGCCTGGAAGAAGGGCCGCTTCGTCTGGCCGTCCACCGCCGGTGCCGCGGCCGCGCTGACGCCGGACCAACTCGCCATGCTGCTGCAGGAGATCGACTGGCGCGCGCTGCTGCGCGGTGA
- a CDS encoding transposase: protein MSSLRDTRRIRSPEQKRAILAEADDPGTTASEVHRRHGLHSSLLFPMAARLAGRAAGLGCPTDLHPARPAAPAPGDHRGAG from the coding sequence ATGTCGTCGTTGCGGGACACGCGCCGCATCCGGTCGCCTGAGCAGAAGCGCGCCATCCTGGCCGAGGCGGACGATCCCGGCACGACCGCCTCGGAGGTACACCGCCGGCACGGCCTGCACTCCAGCCTGCTGTTTCCGATGGCGGCGCGCCTTGCTGGCCGAGCCGCAGGCCTCGGCTGCCCCACCGACCTTCATCCCGCTCGCCCTGCCGCCCCCGCCCCCGGCGACCACCGAGGTGCCGGCTGA
- a CDS encoding response regulator, producing MANVLAVDDSASIRQMIKVVLGPAGHTIIEAGDGAEGIAKAKSNALNLVITDLNMPVMNGLDMIKNLRTMPALTGVPILFLSTESDDGIKQQAKAAGATGWITKPFKPDRLLAVVSKLTRA from the coding sequence ATGGCCAACGTTCTCGCCGTCGACGATTCCGCCAGCATCCGCCAGATGATCAAGGTGGTCCTCGGGCCGGCCGGTCACACCATCATCGAGGCCGGCGACGGCGCCGAGGGGATCGCCAAGGCCAAGTCCAACGCGCTCAACCTCGTCATCACCGATCTCAACATGCCGGTGATGAACGGCCTCGACATGATCAAGAACCTCCGGACGATGCCCGCCCTGACCGGCGTGCCGATCCTGTTCCTGAGCACCGAATCGGATGACGGCATCAAGCAGCAGGCCAAGGCCGCCGGCGCGACGGGCTGGATCACCAAGCCGTTCAAGCCCGACCGGCTGCTCGCCGTGGTCTCCAAGCTGACTCGCGCCTGA
- a CDS encoding STAS domain-containing protein, with product MSDTVCIRMSGDCTVRAIRTLHGEIVAGLASATDLVLDCTDIERADITFVQLVVSAAGTAERQAKRLTLVDVPDTVQGAFARAGLTPQGPFTRAA from the coding sequence ATGTCGGACACCGTTTGCATCAGAATGTCGGGCGATTGCACCGTGAGGGCGATCCGTACCCTGCATGGCGAGATCGTCGCCGGCCTCGCCTCGGCCACGGATCTGGTTCTCGACTGCACCGACATCGAGCGCGCCGACATCACCTTCGTCCAGCTCGTCGTCTCGGCGGCCGGCACTGCGGAACGGCAGGCCAAGCGTCTCACGCTCGTCGACGTGCCCGATACGGTGCAGGGCGCCTTCGCCCGGGCCGGCTTGACCCCGCAGGGCCCCTTCACCCGCGCCGCCTGA
- a CDS encoding methyl-accepting chemotaxis protein → MAQATWERSRSRWLRPRSEGLALVPAAAAPFAEPAVPSSPEISAPPGTSAAIDLLQSWLGLSTLQRRALEALVDELDRSSTHVEESVQGLTQRFENIAASTREQAEIVQGLGASIQSVEIDGRSVLLSDVASGLGETLTALMDKVGGLSRQGGATARALDTVLTEIDAVEGSVARIEAINRQTNLLALNAKIEAARAGEAGRAFAVVADEVRQLAQSINTLSGTIKDQIGSIATGLRDSHGLLQDIATVDVSDESRSAEARVHTVMQTLVAQNSRFAGILQQTAETTQSITADVSGAIVALQFQDLTKQRIENSQTVLRGLAAELGRMDEATAAGGIDASGHAPEQAWAEAMIASCTLGQVRERLRSRILQQETGRESSPALIVPAAAASVEAPTVDEFDGIDLF, encoded by the coding sequence GTGGCACAGGCGACATGGGAGCGCTCCCGTTCACGGTGGCTGCGGCCTCGCAGCGAGGGGCTGGCCCTCGTCCCGGCCGCGGCGGCCCCGTTCGCCGAGCCGGCCGTACCGTCATCTCCCGAGATCTCCGCCCCTCCCGGGACCTCCGCTGCCATTGATCTGCTGCAATCCTGGCTCGGCCTCTCCACCCTCCAGCGGCGGGCCCTCGAGGCCCTGGTCGACGAGCTCGACCGCTCCTCCACGCATGTCGAGGAGAGCGTCCAGGGCCTGACCCAGCGTTTCGAGAACATCGCGGCCTCGACCCGCGAACAGGCCGAGATCGTGCAGGGCCTCGGCGCCTCGATCCAGTCGGTCGAGATCGACGGGCGCTCGGTCCTCCTCTCGGACGTCGCGTCCGGTCTCGGGGAGACCCTGACCGCGCTGATGGACAAGGTGGGCGGGCTCTCCCGCCAGGGCGGCGCGACGGCCCGCGCCCTCGACACGGTCCTCACCGAGATCGACGCGGTCGAGGGCAGTGTCGCACGGATCGAGGCGATCAACCGGCAGACCAACCTGCTCGCCCTCAACGCCAAGATCGAGGCGGCGCGGGCGGGAGAGGCCGGCCGGGCCTTCGCGGTGGTGGCCGACGAGGTCCGCCAGCTGGCGCAGTCGATCAACACGCTCTCGGGCACGATCAAGGACCAGATCGGCTCGATCGCCACGGGCCTGCGCGACAGCCACGGCCTGTTGCAGGACATCGCGACCGTCGACGTCTCGGACGAGAGCCGCAGCGCCGAGGCGCGGGTCCACACCGTGATGCAGACCCTGGTCGCCCAGAACTCGCGCTTCGCCGGCATCCTGCAGCAGACCGCCGAGACGACCCAGTCGATCACCGCCGACGTGTCGGGCGCCATCGTGGCGTTGCAGTTCCAGGACCTGACGAAGCAGCGCATCGAGAACAGCCAGACGGTGCTGCGGGGGCTCGCCGCCGAGCTCGGCCGGATGGACGAGGCGACGGCGGCAGGAGGAATCGACGCCTCCGGGCATGCCCCCGAACAGGCCTGGGCCGAGGCGATGATCGCCTCCTGCACCCTCGGCCAGGTCCGGGAACGCCTGCGGAGCCGGATCCTGCAACAGGAGACCGGCCGGGAATCGAGCCCCGCACTCATCGTCCCGGCCGCCGCGGCCTCGGTCGAGGCGCCGACCGTCGACGAGTTCGACGGCATCGACCTGTTCTGA
- a CDS encoding chemotaxis protein CheA: protein MTSLNPVDVFRMEADELLACLETTLLDLGEKPQDRALIDTAFRALHTIKGSGAMFGFERVAAFTHDFETAFDLVRQGKVPASVDLVNVALSAKDYIRLLIEDPDGAEPVFGQAILDELGGLVGRATGRTGAEPAPVAEAAPAATGWQVGIAFAPDVLRNGTNPLALLDDLRDLGASAIVPRLDAVPDLAALDPEALSMGWDVTLPAGVTREAIEDVFLFVQDEMTLTLAPVAPPAAAAEPVPMQPAARPASPPAPEPRAAARGREERTTSTVRVEAGRLDELMDRVGELVIAQARLSQLAGLHADGGIKTVAEEIERLSARLRDTTMSIRMVPIGALFGRFRRLVHDLSRDLGKPVDFVTEGEETELDKTVIERLADPLVHLIRNAIDHGIEDPARRAGSPKGATGRITLSAEHAGAQVRISVRDDGAGLDAARIRAKAEEKGLVAPGVALNDQQVYQFLFAPGFSTAATISALSGRGVGMDVVKKTIESLRGTIDITTEPGAGTTVSLRLPLTLAIIEGLLIRVGEGRYVVPLAAVEECVELPMGDRASRGRDFLDIRGVLVPFLRLRSLFGAEGEPDPYQKVIIVSVGETRVGLLVDQIIGNHQTVIKSLSKLHADVATFSGATILGDGTAALIIDVARLVSGGHVDMPREYQDVA, encoded by the coding sequence ATGACTTCCCTCAACCCGGTCGACGTGTTCCGCATGGAGGCCGACGAGCTTCTGGCCTGCCTCGAGACGACCTTGCTCGATCTCGGCGAGAAGCCGCAGGACAGGGCGCTGATCGATACGGCGTTCCGCGCGCTCCACACCATCAAGGGCTCGGGGGCGATGTTCGGCTTCGAGCGCGTGGCGGCGTTCACCCACGATTTCGAGACGGCCTTCGACCTCGTGCGCCAGGGCAAGGTTCCGGCGAGCGTCGACCTCGTGAACGTCGCCCTGTCGGCCAAGGACTACATCCGTCTCCTGATCGAGGATCCCGACGGGGCCGAGCCGGTCTTCGGCCAGGCCATCCTCGACGAGCTCGGCGGCCTCGTCGGCCGGGCGACCGGCCGGACGGGGGCCGAGCCGGCTCCGGTCGCCGAGGCCGCGCCGGCAGCGACCGGCTGGCAGGTCGGGATCGCCTTCGCGCCGGACGTGCTGCGCAACGGTACCAACCCGCTCGCGCTCCTCGACGACCTGCGCGACCTCGGCGCCTCCGCGATCGTGCCGCGGCTCGACGCCGTGCCCGACCTCGCCGCCCTCGATCCCGAGGCCCTGTCGATGGGCTGGGACGTCACGCTGCCGGCCGGCGTGACCCGGGAGGCGATCGAGGACGTCTTCCTGTTCGTCCAGGACGAGATGACCCTCACCCTGGCGCCTGTCGCCCCGCCGGCGGCCGCCGCGGAGCCGGTGCCGATGCAGCCGGCCGCGCGTCCCGCCTCCCCGCCGGCGCCCGAGCCGCGGGCGGCCGCGCGGGGGCGCGAGGAGCGGACCACCAGCACGGTGCGGGTCGAGGCCGGCCGCCTCGACGAGCTGATGGACCGGGTCGGCGAGCTCGTCATCGCCCAGGCGCGGCTGAGCCAGCTCGCCGGCCTGCACGCCGATGGCGGGATCAAGACCGTCGCCGAGGAGATCGAGCGCCTCTCGGCACGCCTGCGCGACACCACGATGAGCATCCGCATGGTGCCGATCGGGGCTCTGTTCGGCCGCTTCCGGCGCCTCGTCCACGACCTGTCGCGGGATCTCGGCAAGCCGGTCGATTTCGTCACCGAGGGCGAGGAGACCGAGCTCGACAAGACGGTGATCGAGCGCCTGGCCGATCCGCTGGTCCACCTGATCCGCAACGCCATCGACCACGGCATCGAGGACCCGGCCCGGCGCGCGGGCAGCCCCAAGGGCGCCACCGGCCGCATCACCCTGTCGGCCGAGCATGCCGGGGCCCAGGTGCGGATCAGCGTGCGCGACGACGGCGCCGGGCTCGACGCGGCCCGCATCCGCGCCAAGGCCGAGGAGAAGGGGCTCGTCGCCCCCGGCGTGGCGTTGAACGACCAGCAGGTCTACCAGTTCCTGTTCGCCCCCGGCTTCTCGACCGCCGCGACGATCTCGGCCCTGTCGGGGCGCGGCGTCGGCATGGACGTGGTCAAGAAGACCATCGAGTCGTTGCGCGGCACGATCGACATCACGACCGAGCCCGGCGCCGGCACCACGGTCTCGCTCCGGCTGCCGCTGACGCTCGCGATCATCGAGGGCCTGCTGATCCGGGTCGGCGAGGGACGCTACGTCGTGCCGCTCGCCGCGGTCGAGGAATGCGTCGAGCTGCCGATGGGCGACCGGGCGAGCCGGGGCCGCGACTTCCTGGACATCCGCGGCGTGCTGGTGCCGTTCCTGCGGCTGCGCTCGCTGTTCGGGGCGGAGGGAGAGCCCGACCCGTACCAGAAGGTGATCATCGTCTCGGTCGGCGAGACCCGGGTCGGGCTTCTGGTCGATCAGATCATCGGCAACCACCAGACGGTGATCAAGTCGCTGTCGAAGCTCCACGCCGACGTGGCGACCTTCTCGGGCGCGACGATCCTCGGCGACGGCACCGCCGCCCTCATCATCGACGTCGCGCGTCTCGTGTCCGGCGGGCACGTGGATATGCCGCGCGAATACCAGGACGTGGCCTGA
- a CDS encoding chemotaxis protein CheW, with protein sequence MTGTVDELRPTAGLQVVKVRIGSETFALDAGMVREIIDPIPTTRVAGARPHLDRVVNVRGNVVPLADIRERFGMKPEAATPDTRFVVIEVDIAGDPVIVALVADKVFEVTEVETGTAQAVPKVGTSWRPEYIKSIVKCGTEFVILPDVERILN encoded by the coding sequence ATGACCGGCACAGTGGACGAGCTCCGGCCGACGGCCGGTTTGCAGGTGGTGAAGGTGCGGATCGGCTCCGAGACCTTCGCGCTCGATGCCGGCATGGTGCGGGAGATCATCGACCCGATCCCGACGACCCGGGTGGCGGGCGCCCGCCCGCATCTCGACCGGGTCGTGAACGTGCGCGGCAACGTCGTGCCGCTCGCCGACATCCGCGAGCGCTTCGGCATGAAGCCGGAAGCGGCGACCCCGGATACCCGCTTCGTGGTGATCGAGGTCGACATCGCGGGCGATCCGGTCATCGTCGCCCTCGTCGCCGACAAGGTCTTCGAGGTGACCGAGGTCGAGACCGGCACGGCGCAGGCGGTTCCGAAGGTCGGCACCTCGTGGCGGCCCGAATACATCAAGTCGATCGTCAAGTGCGGAACCGAGTTCGTCATCCTGCCCGATGTCGAGCGCATCCTGAACTGA